The segment AATGTGAAAAATACCATCAGCACGGGTGTGAAAATTGACAGCCATGTAGCACTTGTGCACGTTCCGCATGTATTGTAGCGTTTGGCCTTCAGCTCCAGCATTAGCGCGGCTCACATTCCACAACAACCTCGGCAGGCTATTATCACACGCCATACAACCTCTGTTTCTTCTGCCCGCAATGGGAAGTTCCTTCTGAACACTTTTCAGTCATCGTCTCACAAACCACAACCCTGACAGCTTTTGTTTGTAACTTCTAAAAAAGACCACACGCGAGAAAGGCGACACGCTGAATTGCTTGTCATGAGGGTGCTTTTAACGCAATTGAGAGGTCTCAAGATACTAAGGTGTCAAGCTCAGAACCAAACTGTATCGCAATCGTTCCTGAGGCCTTATAGAGTTCTCAGGTTCATTTATTCAACGTCAGATGATAAAATGTTAATAGCCGGAATTGGTAGATTTGATATTGTAGATTGCAATTCTCTTTAATAAGAATGCACCTAGTTGTGCTTGAGTGTGTTGGATATTCGGAagctctgtctgtgtttgtgcaaAGCTTGTCAGTCGTTGTGGCATTTGTTCATAGGCTAAATAAAAACACGACTCCCTCTTTGATCTCGCCAACATGTGTTTACGTTCACATTGAGGTTGGATTAACACTGGAGATATACCGAGATTATTTTAAGCAGAATTATTTTTTGACAGGCCTCTGATCCTTTATTCTGCATTAATTTAGATAGAAGTATGAGAGCTATAGCATCAGTAAACAATGTTCACAAGCACTTTTTGGGACCACAGTGTTCTTTGTAAGATGATATCCAAAATACgtgtaaaaaatgacataacAGGCAAAATATGAACCGAGGCGATCGACAAAGTATTTCGACATTGAAACTGTGTATaaaaatttcatttcattagatcaaaatgttaaaaccaAGTGgcatttacaaaaaatctttAGATATTTCCTCAGAACTAATGTGATGTAAAATTATTGTCAACCAACTGCTTCAGAAGTCATAGTTCACACAGATGTCCTAGACCGCAGGTGCTGTTCCCCAAAGTTTGTCTCAATTTGaagttgtatttttcttttatctgcctgaaccattaaaaaaaaaatcatgtgatATTGATGCTTTTGACACTTTCaattctgtgcatttgtgtattCACATTTTTTGCTGCATgccttacatttttatgtacaaTCGAACTGactttacaagtcatttcaagtttctatttaaaactttaaccATTGGTGAGttgttttatattgaaattgCTTAACTTATTTGATGagttaaagacatttaaaaacaattaaaaaaataaaacaaataaacacaatagcCTAAGTGGAAATGACTTCTGAAGCCAATTTGACTGTAAAAATTAAAGACgtcaaaaatgattttacagtAATGACGTTTGGATTAAAGGTAGAATACAATGTGTAATTTAACATTGCGTCATCTGCAccctttaacatttaacacCAACGCCCCACACATAATTATATCACCGGCTACATGTGCAGTCAATCGGCAAATCATCAACAGTTATCACATTGTTGGTTAACACGACCGCTTCATTGATACAAGATGCAAGCTGATTAAAATACCAACCAACTGTTGATCTGCTTTTAAAGTGCAGTGGCATTGACCTTTCACATGTTCGATGATTGTTCTGTCCGGCAAACGGTGCGCACGACAACTGCTTACAAATTCCTCGAAGGCAATACAAAAACATGCAAcagattgtgttttgattttttggGGGAATGACTGACAGCTCGCCCTGTCAACCCTAATTAACCCCCGTCAATTACAAATACATGAACTTCACAAATCCTCCAGTCAAGTAAATGGTGGATATCGAGTGTCGCTCTGTACGTAATTGCATACGGTGATGTGCTAACCCAGTGCGTGCGATTCTACATACTCCAGCTGCGCTAATATTAGCCCTGGAGTTACCAGGCAAGGATAATGTAACAGCTTTACGTAATTGTGTGTTCATAGTTTTTTTTGACTATGTGTACACTCGCATAAATGTACTTGAAGGGGACGGTTTCCCGGATAGGGTTTAGTTACTAACTTAAGTGTTAaaggtgtcttgatcgaaaacaactttcaatatcttgaaatatatcagttaAAATGcagtcatgtttttttgtaaaatatgtttttaaaaaggacCCAAATATCCTAATTTACCTGAGGCCTAGccctggcttaagctaaaccCTGTCTGGAAACCACCCGGCGGCACTTTCACACAATAAGtttgtacttaatatacaaaaaatatagtctttagtatttttaattatagtttATCAAAATAGAACAGTTCCTTACACTTAGATCTTAAGTTTATcttaaaaatactatttttgtggatattaattacaaaattagAGTATGAAAATAGAGcgctttaaatatattaaagtgtattttagaGCACTTTGTTTCACCTGGGACATTTCTTATCAACAATACTCTTTTGTAGGACATATACATTGAACTTTGTAAGGTGATAAACAGGTAAACACATTTGCGTGTTCCTCTGGTTCAATTGGTAAAGCGTTGCTTTAGGAGTGCAAAAGTCATGCGAAAGatcatgcatttaaataataaaaagatgcACACATATTTGGTCAAGTTGCtcagaacaaaagaaaataatcccccattaaaaaaaagtacaaaatctaaaatgttgttaacatttatacataaatgATGTACCCACAAAGTACAACATTTAccttttctacatttttttatgttttgttcctGTGGATATACAAGAAGGAGCCCTTAGGGGTACCGCCACAGTGAGGGTTGTTCATGTTATATTGTGGTTCAAAAAGTTGGCTTTTGCAGTTTTGCAGCCAATTTTATTAAGTGTTCCCTTCACTACTCTTAAGTGGCACTTTTGAGAAGTAGCATTTGTTTCTTATACTTCAGCAAAGTCAACCTCTGGCCACTGCTGTCTCGTCTCTCATTGCCAATATTAATCTACAGCTGTCCGCTATTCACTCCCAACAACCCGAAAGAAAAGGATCAGATGGATGTGTGATTCATGCTTCGGATTCACAACtcaatgaacaaaacattttatggtTAAAGACGTAGCTTAAGTTCTTTCTACACCGTTTTCAAGCTTTCTAAAAGCTACTGAACATGTTGATACTGAAAAAGCATCTTTTGTGTCGCCTCTCGACTACATCTATAATACACCAGCCGGCGGCAACGGCGGTTTATTCTGTTGAAGGTCAATGTTGTTCTTTACATGTACTGCTTAATATCTGTCTAATAGCCCTGTAAGCACTTCGCTCGCCTTTAGAATTCACTCAATGCCTACTGTATAGTTGTGAAGACGCTGGCACATGATAAAGGTGACtaaagtcattaaaaaagaCCCTGAACGGAAAacaaaacaggtaaaaaaaaaaaaaaaaaattccatcatgaattactcccccaaagtttttccaaatctgtatagatttctttgttctgttaaaacacaaagaaagatatttgggggAAAATCTTAGCAACCATATAGGAAAAAATTTAAAACGTTTGTCAAATGTGCCCTAGAACTGTCTGCTTTCcttaaatatctcattttgtgttcatgagaacaaaagaaaggatacaatcatttttcctactgtcgtggtcaatgatgtcccagaaatatcagttactaacatttttccaagtatctttgtgttcatcacaggtttggaacaacttgacggtgagtaaatgacagaattttctgtCATAAGGGTCACAGCCCACTGTGATTCGCTTTCGTCTTAACAACCAAACCAAGCAAAAAAAACCTTcatattaaaagatttaaaagttTGCAAATTGATTCTGAAACCAAAATGCAACGTTTCTATGAATTACCTCAGAAGCAATACACAGTAAAGTGCGTATCGtcatgttttatgtctttgaaTGAACAGATAAAAACAGACAACACCTCATTTTCCTCAATGCAACATcatggaaaaaaatactttagaatGTAATATATTACATGTGATACATTCAAACACGTGGTGAGATGTCACCTTGACGGCGACTAAAAATGGATGAGAACGttcttttaaaaagtacaaatgaaaaaaatcaacctGCATATCGTCATGATCACACATGCGGTTTGATCTTATACTGTGGCACTGGACAAAGACACAAAGTatatacagcgtttttttttttgtctgtccaTTTCCAACAGCAATGACAGCCGGCACAACACGTCTCACAAAAAACCAAACCAGTTGTTCCCTTTTGCTGCGCGTCCGGCTACAACAAAACGCCTCTTTTATGAAATCCAGGGTGCTTGCTCGGTCAAACACCACACAAACTGccaccgtgtgtgtgtgtgtcttcccTAGTTCCACAACAGTTGTCAATGACAGGTGTTGAAAGCAATATAGATAGAGTCAAGTGGCTTCAAATAGCCTCTCTCTGTTCTGGGATACGGAATGCTGCTCTCTCCAAAAACTgtcatttcttaaaaaaacatccattcTCAAGCTCCGCTCTCAAATGTCCCATTAAGAAATGTTCTTTCCAATTTATTTATCTCGTTCAGGGTTTGTTTTGCCGAGCGCGCAGAAGGTCGGGGGAGGCTCGAGAATGGGTTCGAGAGCAGCTGCCAGTCACATCACCGTGTATTTCTGGAAAGCTCTCAGGGCCTCTCTTTGTGCTGTCTTTTCTAGAGAGTTTGCACTCATCCGAATGGTTCTCAGAAAGGTTTAGACCGGGATTTCCACCGTGCCTTTGTTCTCAGCTGCGGATGGTCTCGCTGCAGAGTGTGTAGCGCAGAGCTGCAAGTGAGATGAGAATCTGTTACAGAAAAGTCTCTACAAGCCAGAGAAAAGACAAGCCAGATGAGGAAGGAGTGGCCGCAGGGCACTAAAACCAGTACAGGTCCTTGCTCTTATCCTGACTCTGTAGACCTGAGAGAAGGAAGGAAAGGAGAAAAGGAAAGCGTaaggaaagaagaaaaagaaaataagcaGCAAATATAGGGGAGCGAGCTGACCAGAAGCAAGAAAGCATTTGAAAGAGTGAATAATGAAGTAATGGGGCAGCACATTATTGCACACCGGGTTGGGTCTGTTATAACCAAAAACTGCActtatgaaagaaaaactgctaaaaaaaatcttttttggcAAGACCAAAGCTGCACGAACAAACACAGACGGAAAGAATCAATCATAAACTTTGGCAATATTGTTAATGGCAGACACATTTCACCCTTAAACGTAAACATCCGTTTCCAAAACTATATTATCAGTGATTTACTGCCATTCACACCTGCATCCATATTCAGACTCAAGCTCTGGCCCATATCGGAGCTAGTTGCCGTGAAAGCGCCCGTCCACGCCGAGCTCCCCGGCTCGCTCTTGCTGATATCGCACGGTGAGGGTCCGGACGCGGATACCGTGGCAGGGGGAAGTCTATGTGGCCGCACCGAGGGCACGAGCAGAGAGCCGTAACGTGGGTCAAAGTGCGTTCCGTACATGTCGTGCACAGAGGGCCGGGGGTATGCTGACCCTTGGGTGCCGATGGCCCCGCTGAGCGAGTAAGGGTGATGGTGGTGAGACGGGTGCCAGGGCTCCGGGGTGCTCTGGTGGAGGTGGCTGTGTAAGGAAGCGGTAGAGTACGGGTCTGCGGGGAAGGGGAGGTCCGTGTGAGAAGAACCAAGAGCGCTGCTGAGAGATGCTGTGACTGACGGCTGATACGCACTGTTCCAGAACGAGGGAGGAAAGCTTCTCTGACTCATAGGGAATGATCCGTCTGGAAAGACACATTTGGATAATTTGCATGACGGCAAATACAAATACAAGTCAATGATGAATCAAATCTATAAATTAAAACGATAAAAGATTTTTCGATTAagagtattattattattgtaacatgtttgtgtgcttgtaTTATGTCTATAATACTCGTATCAATTTTTCTGAATGTCAACGTTTTAAGACAGATGTGAAATACAATATAAGAAAATCTTCCCATGTGCTTTCACTGCTAATAATTCAGAAAGGATGAGAATATAAATCTATAGATTCTCACCTCTCCAGGACGATGCACCTCTTGCACTTTTACTGTGGTTGGATGCAGATGCGTAGCTGCTGGACTGACTCAAAGCCCGACTAAAATGTTCATCCACCACCGAACTGATGTCTCCTTGAAAGTACGTGAAGAGCACACATCTGGAGCTGATGTACTCTGCCTCGGGCGGGTGATCTTTCTCCCGGGCGCAGTCCTCTTCTTTAATGGGTGGCCCGGAGATGTTGGAAAAAGACGAGCTGCTTCCACTGACCGTTTCTGGTGCTTCTTGCATTTTAGAGTAAAACGCCAATTTctgtaaacatgttaaaaatggCACAATCAATTTACAGTAAAGTCTAATAGTTgccttattttaataattgtttttaaaaagtattggTATATTGGCAGACGGGAAATGAATATGTGTATGCCAGGCCATTCGTTTTGTTGTcataatatttcaaaatattaaaatatgaagatttCTTCTCTTTTTATATAATTCTGAAAATACAGACCAAGTACAAGCTtttgtattgaaatattaaaatgtgcatcTATAGACTAAGAATACGTCTAACATAAACATTACAAAGAGaaactaaataaacattgaCTTCTGGAAAGTACTGAACAACACTGTCAACAAAacttttttacctttaataaaaatatttacattagattttcatccaaagtgactcacaAATGGGGCATAACTATGGATgcaattataaattattataagataattatttaaattcgTAAACTCGTcattaatttaagtttaattgaatttttatcTAAACTTTTAAAATTTGCTTTCACTTACTGTCATCAAGATATGTGAATAATATGACAGTATGTTGCCTAAAGCTATAAAACTAAAACCAcgaaaatacaaaaacaaaagtttttactgtaaaggcaataaatgcaataaatatgtTAACAAATGCACACATAAGTTCCTACAATAGAATCACAATGAGACTTATAAATGAACGTACCTGATGATGATAAGGTGAATATGCTGCGGCGAAATAAGGTTGGGGTGGACCATAAACTTGATACATTACATCCAGGCAGCTCATGGCGAATCTAGCTGTTAATATCACCTATCAAAACTAAATAACGGCACGAGAAGACGCTTCATTTGAAATAATGCGGAGGTTCAGTGAGCGCAGACGGAAAATGAAGAAGCGTGCGTCACGTTCGCCTGAAGCGCAATGAGCACTTTTTATGTTCTGTACTCTTGTCTTTATTCGCGAGCTTGAGTCAGTTCAAAGAATCGGTTCTTTCGGACGAAGCAGTTCGGATCCTCGATTCATttgattcaacattaaaaaagtattattaaaaatgacaataaacacAGTGAAACAAATTATTTACCTCTCAGTTCGTTTTTAACGTTTACGCGATTATCAAGTGTTCTGCAAATTAATTTATGTACTAGGTAGGCTAGAATGAATCAATAAGAATGACTCCAATCGTACATTATTATCAAACAAGGGGTTTTGAGGTCTCTCTATGTGAGACAGAGACCAAGAGCTCCCAATTAAAAGACTAGAATCTGTTTCAGATTACTATTCAGTGCATCTTTATTatggatttaaatgatttatttatttgcaatttcAACCGCAGTGATAGTATACATAAATAATCTCAAAAACACAATATGTAAGATAAACAAACCGCTTGCAATGAACAAATTAATATACAGATGTCATTCAAACGTTTCCTAAAATTTCAGCTTTGACTGTAACAATAgcaacttttaatttaataataaaaaatgtacaattcaaTTACTTTAATTCTAAAGTGTGTCACCATCACAGTTTAAAATGCCGTGGTTCAATTTGCCCAGTTGCCCAGGGCTCCATAGATTTCCAGGTCGAAGGTCAAATAGTTTTAACGCAATTTGTACCGGGGTCAAGGGGCATTTTTCTGTCAATGGAACGCTTAAAATCAACAATATAGTGCAACTGAGAAAACACTGATACTTTCGTAGACAAAGACGATGCCACTGTAGTAACCGATACACTACAGCACAGCAGCTGAGGTCATAGTTAAAGCTCATCATGATTTTACTGGGAATTTCACGGGAATGTTCGGTATTCCGGCACTCTGCTCACTTCATGGAGTCTTTCACATATTAAGTTAAACTAGCGCTGTCCAGAGTGCTGGAGGTCAAATATTCCGGTTATTTCTCAGCAAACACTAATGCAAGTATCTGGGGTGTAAACTGATTCTCTTAACAGAAAAAGTTCTGCATTTACTATCTGAGATAGATTTCTTCTGGGCATTTGCACATATTTGTGTATTTCCAAAGAGCTCTGCTTTTTTATAATTGGTGAATGATTTGAATTAAGAGGGACTTGTCTGTCTGCTTTAGTGTGTTTGCCAAACAATGAGGCAAATGGTTTTCTATTTAACACCAAAAGACCAATGAGCGTGTTAAGATATTGTCTTTGCACTTAATTTTCTTTGGGAAGAATAACTTCTACAAcaaaattatgaatataaatttcTGTCATGCATCTTGTCCATTCGTGAGTGGTGCATATAATATgcacaaaagagaaaagaaaaaatgtgttcacgttagtgtttgtttgcttatttatactttttatggcacattttaatattgttcaaGAAGATTCAGCAGAAAATGTATACTACTAGGCATGGCTAagatttttcctttaaaaactgaaaatgtattcagataGATGTTGTAATAAAATCCCTACTGATTGTATCTAATTCAACTCAATCTATTAGTCTCACTTCAAGTTTAGCGGTTTCACACCTGTTCGCAGATAAAGTTTCAGCGTGCAAGAACTCTCCATTTCTGATGTGACAGCTCTCAAACAATAAGGGTTTTAGACAGTGTAACCTGACAAGGTTTCTATTTCTACCCAAACAGCTTAAGGACAAGGAAATGTTGAGTGCTAATACACGGCTAATAGAACCTATCCTGCTGAAACAACAGTGCATTCAACACATCTGATGAAGAAGAGAAGATCAGGGCACAACACTTACAGCTTTAACCGGCCCCCGGTTTTCAACATAAGCTCTTTTCTCTAACATGTAAGAATAAAGGAGTCTGCTGGCTTTGTGCCTCCGCTGACAGAAAGGACCCTTGGCCCCAGCCAACAATTTGCAGGTAATCTTCAAACTGAGGGATGGGCCGGGGGGTGGATTGTGAGGTCTGGGGGGTATGAGAGAAAAAGAGCACAAAGACATTGTCAAGGCAAGTTGAAGAGAGGAAGGAATGTAAACATGCACTTGAGAAAAGGATGtggaaatgttttaacaaaatggTGACACATGCTCAGGTTTCTTTCAAAAGGGTATTTTTGATAGCGTGCAATATTTGTGGATTCTCACCAGTTTAATTTCAAACACAACGATCTGGCAACCCTCCATTTTTGCACAGATTTGAACCGAACATTTAATGATTTGAACAAGACAAAAGTAAGAAAGCAATGACAAAAGTTAGTTTGTAAGTGAACTTCTTTATAAACATAAGAAATGATTACAGTTGCACTGTGGTCAGGGGAACAGTTGAGGTCCATGTGTTGCTGATGAGGTAGCAGGAGCTCTGGTGAATTGTGGGATTGTGACATGGAAGTGAACCACTGCACTCAATGTGACCACGGCAACTGTTGAGAGATGAGGGGAGGGGGTTCTGCCGTGCAACATGAAACAGTGTCTGTTTTAGGAGAACTAGAGTGGCACCTGTCCCAGCCGTAGAGAGAGCACAATGTATGCACAAACCATTTCAGGCCACTGAAGGATTTTAGATCTGCTTGGAGACCACCAGAACTTGTTATTTTACCGTTTAGGGGGTTGTTGAATGGTCAAAGGTCAGACTTTAGATGTCACAAGTCTTACATATTTTTTggacaatatatatatagtttaggatcatatattttcaaatataccaAATAGACTTATAACTATGCATTCAGtaatttatactgtaaatagtcaatttacttacatttaactAAAAGAGATAGTTAACCCaacaataaatattctgtcatcattttctaccttcatgtcattcaaaacctgtttatgacactttcttctgtgaagatattttgagaaaagaacggtgttgtttggttaccaatgttgttcaaaatcacttcttttattttctgcagattaaaggatgaaagaattttcttttttgggtgaactctatCTTTTTGATCTTAACAACAAGGTATTTTACCGAATGAAGGTGGTTAAATGTTTAAGCGAGACTTCATTTTGCATGTTAGCTCTTTTGCCATCCTTGGTCAAAGTGGGCATTGTCTGTTTCAGTTTGGGCGCCAAGTCCGGACTTCGCCGTAACGAAGTAGTAAGCTATCAAATGTCGTGTAGCCTACATGGGACTTTCTCATGTCATCGGGGTTCAAGATTCAGTTAAATTCAGAATAGTctcattgttttgaatgtaaatgcagacacatCGATAAATGACTCAGTGACAGGGACGGGAAGCGAGAGACACCTGTTGCCGTATTCGGTCTTGATGACGAGACGGTCGGCCACGACTGTGAAGGAAATGGGGAAATCCACGCTTACCAGATCAACTCTTCATTCCCCGAGGTCACAGTGCCAGCTGTGTATTTGACTCCAGTAAGTTACAGGTCTCCATTTAGTCGCTCAATGCTGTGCTGTGGTTTAGACATAGGCCTACTCCTTGTGAGCGTCAGTCTCATTGTGAAGCAATAAGCGTCAAGAATCCGTAGATTGCAGTGGTTTTACAGCGTTTAcagtttttatgaaaaatattatttctgtaTACGTggcaatgttttttaaacaaaatatacatacagcaagtaaagtgtaaaaaaactattattcCTCCGCCAAGCAATGTAGTTCTTCAGAAACAATTCATCAGGTTGCCAAGAAATGCAAGTGCAGTGATGAGGTCACAGGTGGCTGTCCAGTCACCAGATGTGctcaaccaatcaaaatcaaggacTGGAACTGTCCGCCTTGTACAGTTATTTTAAGAGTTGCTTTACAAAATTGTGTCTGAAAGATATACGTTGCTTTATTTTATGCATggaaagttaaaaaaattcacattacTCTTGACAACACAAGTGGAGTCCTTGACatcttaaaaattatttatgaatAGAAATGTAggccaaacaaataaaaaggaggacaaaaatacacacagaagAGATTTTTCCAGCCCTAACTCACAGGGtgtctgccaatctcatattaatcttgagtacctatatagtagtattgcatacgtcatatcttcgaagagtatttagtttgatcacatttataaaagatagattcagctgtacgattacttccgaaatcatactTTGCGTgcggggaggggtaggctgaacttaAGCACATCGtcgacatcagtttcactcacagcatcggttcatgtccagcatcttttagtgctgggcagctccatatatcagtttcaaacgatctccaaatccagcgttatatccatcgcttaataacattcatcacccagtgcagtgaacaaacaaacacctgaactgccatgtgcttttccgggagaattatCCAATAAAGGAATAAGAAAAtatgttacaaaacagttttatttgttcaaaaaaaactttccgaaacctgtacgattgctgggggagtgtaatacgcccaactcgttttttgacaagtttaccATGTAAAGCATAAGAAGACAGCAtgttaacattgtaaagaagtcagaatgcatgacacatcgttgcagcacccatTTCATGTTCTGTAGTTCCACCCCCCCAACATGACTAAAGCCCCGGCGTGTTCACCTTGGAAAGTGACGTCGTTGCATACCCTCtatatattctttttattttttcaacgATCGGTAAATTACAATATCACAATGCAAAGAACACATCACTTATAAAtctaaaacattcatatttttccagTAGCCAAGACGTCTTAACAGCTTTATCATAATATTATCAAATAATCATAGAAAATCATTAAATCTGTGGAAAACAGTCAAATAACAAGAACTTTGCTTTATGTTTATGGTATTTTACAAGTAGAATAAGCATTTAAAGAATATTATCTATTTCCAAGGAACCAGTATCACAATCCAAAAACAAGACCATTTTGTctaacctgtatacatttcgacatactgcgtccgccatgttttatggtcatgtgacccgtatgctctttgacctatgacgtattaacaacaacctatatatgagcgttgataaaaacataatttgtcatgagaaatgtattaattggaacttacattaaaaatacacttccaccttaaagttttccgctatatttatttgatttacattaCTTTTACCTCTGATTCTG is part of the Triplophysa dalaica isolate WHDGS20190420 chromosome 13, ASM1584641v1, whole genome shotgun sequence genome and harbors:
- the vgll2a gene encoding transcription cofactor vestigial-like protein 2a, whose product is MSCLDVMYQVYGPPQPYFAAAYSPYHHQKLAFYSKMQEAPETVSGSSSSFSNISGPPIKEEDCAREKDHPPEAEYISSRCVLFTYFQGDISSVVDEHFSRALSQSSSYASASNHSKSARGASSWRDGSFPMSQRSFPPSFWNSAYQPSVTASLSSALGSSHTDLPFPADPYSTASLHSHLHQSTPEPWHPSHHHHPYSLSGAIGTQGSAYPRPSVHDMYGTHFDPRYGSLLVPSVRPHRLPPATVSASGPSPCDISKSEPGSSAWTGAFTATSSDMGQSLSLNMDAGLQSQDKSKDLYWF